AAAACACTCCCAACTGGCCGTCTGGCCAGTGGCTCCACTCTCCCCCTTGTTGCCTCAAATGCCTCCCCTGCAGAAAATGCATAAACTCCATCTCTCCTTCTGCAAGGAGATGGCAACTGGAGCTTAAGATATGTGTGACTAACTGAAGCTCAAAAAACAAGTGGTTGTCTTGggattctcatttaattttttcagaaGGTCTTGGTAGGTTGGAGGAAGGTAGGTTGAGTGTTCACTTTAATTATACACTGCAGGACAAAGCCTCCAAAGCAGGCCAATCACCTATCAAAGACAGAGAAGGAAGTACTCCGCCTCCAGCCATCTCCGAGGCTGACCCATCCTCTGCCAGGTCTGCGCCCAGCCCTCCTTGCTCTCTCTGGGAAACTCCTGGCTCCCTTTCACTATGGGGTTTCTCCTGCAGGACTTGATGTCCTCTGTGGGTTAACCAGTCATCTGCTTGTGTATCCAGGGTCCAACACTGGGTGTGCCCACAACACACATACCATGCATCTTGATTTATCTACTCTGTCTTCTATTCTGGGAAGAGCTGAATTCTGGCACTCAGATAAGATTTGCCTCATATCACCCTCAATTTCCCTCGTAAGGCAGAACTGACCATTGACAAACAACATCCAGTCTTGACAATTGTGCTAAAAGGCATGATTTCTAAAGATGTAAACCCTATTCCATAATATCAAAGGAGAGAAAGACAGTGAATTACAGTGCCAGACTTTCACAAATTTGATAGGACTTAAATGGTTCTACGGAAAAGATTTTAAACTCTTCAGTGCCAACATCAGGATAGAAATGCTCAGGAGCCACCGCACCCCTGCTCCAGCCCCCAGTTCCCCCTGATTCCAGTCACCAGGAGTAAGGCTGCACCCCCAAACTCCCTGATAGTAAACCCAAAGGGCACACTCAATACGCCCCCACCTAAGTGAAAGAACATGAGCATCCCACGAGTACATTTACTTGGCCTGCACTGTGTTCCCCAGAAGAACTAAGAGCATCTATAATATTGCGTGAGCCTTTTCATCATTTAACAATGACTCAGGACACCAGGTGAAGGATGAAGCCTGCAGAAACAGAATTACAGCAAGTGTCCTGGGAGGGCCTTTGTGAGCACATGTGTGCCACCGCCTCAGTTaggatcctggctctgccacctgcTAGTGTGTGACCTTAGGCCAATTACTTGGGATCCCTGaggcttggtttcttcatcttttaCATGGAGACACTGAGTATCTGCCACAGTGGCCTGTTGAGGGCATGGATGAATTTCACGTAACAGGTTCTTGAAGAGCGCACACTAAAACACTTAGATCCTTATTTGGCCCAAGAATAAGCTCTACATGTGTGTTAGCTATTATTAACATATAACTAGTGTTGATGTCACCGTAAGTATATAAACGCACAATTAAGTAAGCTGGGAGCTTCAACCCTGACCGAACACAATGATCATCTATAAATCCATCTGCCCTTCCTCTCTGAGGCCAATACCATGCAAGGCCCACAGCCCCGGGAATCCCCCCAGTGAGAACTGCCGGCTCAACAAACAGCCTCAGCCACGAGAAACAGCTCACTTCTTCCCTGTTTCCTCCAGTTTCTGCTCTGTAATCTCCTTTGCCCACCCAGCCTTTCAGATGTTAAGGCTGTGCCTTCAGGGTGGGAGGCTGAAATAAAACAGTGATTTGCAAAAATAAGCAGCGATGGGGGCTTTTCTTTCTGTGTGAAGGTGAGACCAGAACTCCTAATGTGGTTCTGTGGGGGCCTGACTCTGGGACGTGGTGACGCAGGTCTTCTGCAGGGGGACCGAAAGGGAATCTCTGGGCATCCCATAGGGGAAAGAAGTGACCAGGGCAGTCACATTTCATCTGTATCTATGCCCCAGCTCCAAAACTTTGCCCAGaccctgaaagaaagtgaaagtgaagtcgctcagtcgtgtccgactctttgagaccctatggactgtagcctaccaggctcctctgtccatgagattttccaagcaatagcactggagtggattgccatttccttctccaggggatcttcccaacccagggattgaacccgggtctcctgcattgtagacagatgctttaccgtctgagccaccagggaagccccaaccctGAAGTCAAGGACAAAATTACAGGAGATGAATAAGGTGGACAGCAGTACAGAAGACTCCTTCAAAACGTGGAAGACCAACGGACTTGCAACAGACTCAGAATCCTAGAATGTTAGTGCTGCCAGGAAACTCCGAAGTGGAGTGTTCATTTTACAGACACACAAAGTAAGGCCAGGAGAACTTAAGGACTTCCAAGGGCAGCCAGTCAAGGATAACCAGTGATGAGAACCCACGTTTTCAACAACCAGAAGTACCATAAGAGTTTGCTGTGAGAATAACAGGGGAAAGGAAACAGGGTCACGTGGCAGGTCCCTTAGGTGACAGAAGGCTCCCAGGGTAGCCTCAAGACCTCTCACTGTCCTCTTTATTTGCCCTGCAACCTCAGTCAAGGTCACAACTCAATGTCCTGATGCTTTTGTTAGATAATAGGGTATTGCTGGGAGGAAACGATGTGCTGAGGGATTCTTATGGGGATAATGACAGAGGCAGAACTATgtctgtgtgcatctgtgtgtgtgagagagaaggacagacagacagaggacAGGGACGAAGAGAGAGAATTTAGGCCAGACCCAAGAGCAGCCTTGATGCTGCAGCCACGGTGATATGAACAAGCAAAGCAAAGACAGCGACCCACCTACAGTCACCTGGATGGGCTCCAGGCTCTGGGTTTGTCTCTCTTCACTTTCAGAAGCATCCTGGGCCCCACTCAAATCATTTCTCTTCTTAACGTGGGCGACCACGAAGAAACACAATCCCACAAGCACAATCAAGGGACCCAAGATCTGAAGGGACAGGAATCCACAGATCTGGGGCTCTGAGTCAGCTGCGTCTGTCTCATTCAGCGGTTCCTGCATCCAGTTTGAGCTGCACCCAGGTACCCAAATGCCCAGTACGCTGATGAGCATACCGCTCGTCAGGAACAGAAACCCAAAGATGAGACACTGGACAAACTGGCGGCTCTCCCCACAGAGGAAGGGTCTGTCGGAGTCCCTCTGGTTGTTGCCTCGCAGGCGCTCCTCAGTTTGCTGAAGTCGTGCCCGGGAGCGGGCCAGGATCACAGCCCCGAGTCCAACCACGGCACACGCGGGTCCGGCGATCTTCAGCACCATGCTGCAGTCTGGGAAGGTTTCGTATTGGCACGCCTGGAACCCAAAGATGGAGAGCAAGACTCCCACGCACAGCAGGATGGCACCGatgacaaaaaggaagaaaatgagctTGCTGACATGCCTGTCTCCCTGGACCTCGTCTGGCTCGGCagcagctgcaggagacatggccaGGAGAGGCCCCTTGCCTGAGGTGGGTGGGATGTGTGTATTCAGCAGCTCTGCAGACATACCCAAACATCAAATTATAAAAGGGCTGCAGGTGTTCCTGACCCGCCCTGTTCTTTTCCCAAAATCACACTAGGATAAAATCATGAGGAACAACTTTGTGCCACTGATACACTGTAGAAC
The sequence above is a segment of the Capra hircus breed San Clemente chromosome 20, ASM170441v1, whole genome shotgun sequence genome. Coding sequences within it:
- the TMEM171 gene encoding transmembrane protein 171 isoform X1, whose amino-acid sequence is MSAELLNTHIPPTSGKGPLLAMSPAAAAEPDEVQGDRHVSKLIFFLFVIGAILLCVGVLLSIFGFQACQYETFPDCSMVLKIAGPACAVVGLGAVILARSRARLQQTEERLRGNNQRDSDRPFLCGESRQFVQCLIFGFLFLTSGMLISVLGIWVPGCSSNWMQEPLNETDAADSEPQICGFLSLQILGPLIVLVGLCFFVVAHVKKRNDLSGAQDASESEERQTQSLEPIQVTVGDAVIIFPPPPPPYFPESSASAAARSPGTDGLLPDESPPSYYSIFHSGSQTPEGQGAASERDCESIYTISGTASSSEPSHTLHLLSELPPRYEEKETAATTSLSPSSEPSPP
- the TMEM171 gene encoding transmembrane protein 171 isoform X2; the protein is MSPAAAAEPDEVQGDRHVSKLIFFLFVIGAILLCVGVLLSIFGFQACQYETFPDCSMVLKIAGPACAVVGLGAVILARSRARLQQTEERLRGNNQRDSDRPFLCGESRQFVQCLIFGFLFLTSGMLISVLGIWVPGCSSNWMQEPLNETDAADSEPQICGFLSLQILGPLIVLVGLCFFVVAHVKKRNDLSGAQDASESEERQTQSLEPIQVTVGDAVIIFPPPPPPYFPESSASAAARSPGTDGLLPDESPPSYYSIFHSGSQTPEGQGAASERDCESIYTISGTASSSEPSHTLHLLSELPPRYEEKETAATTSLSPSSEPSPP